The Vibrio agarivorans genome window below encodes:
- a CDS encoding ABC transporter ATP-binding protein codes for MQTNPTTISQSWLITQAKNHKKPLIVANIIALIATLLSVPIPLLMPLMVDEVLLNQPGNGLAALNTVLPQAWHNPTGYIFVTFFIVVFLRSASQGLNILQSRQFTLVSKTITYQMRCLMLDKLTRISIRQYETRGSGGINSHLVTDIETIDNFIGNTLSKFLISFLTVLGTAGVLLYLDWRLGLFIILVNPIVIFFSRSLGSKVKHLKKQENQSFERFQNRLVETLEGIYQLRASNKEKVFLKQLKGQANDIREDADRYAWKSEAAGRLSFLMFLIGFELFRAVAMLMVLFSDLTIGQIFAVFGYLWFMLSPVQELLSLQFSWYSAKAALSRINTLLELEEDQHNQPQIDNPLAHEQTIGVEVQNVTFAYNEEHQVFDGLSLTIPKGQRVALVGASGGGKSTLVQLLLGIYQPQQGKLLFNNRPAQSIGFEAIREEISVVLQQPILFNDTLRHNLSLGSHYSDDKLWHALEVAQLSDVTRQLTEGLDTQIGRNGIRLSGGQRQRLAIARMILSDPKFVILDEATSALDTSTEAALHRALSEFLNGRTTLIIAHRLSAVKQADKIYVLEDGQITQAGKHAELVEQDGLYQTLYGNG; via the coding sequence ATGCAAACTAACCCGACTACTATTAGCCAGTCTTGGTTGATAACACAAGCGAAAAATCACAAGAAACCACTCATTGTGGCGAACATTATCGCTTTGATAGCCACTTTGTTAAGTGTCCCTATCCCTTTATTGATGCCATTAATGGTGGATGAAGTATTGTTAAACCAGCCGGGCAATGGCTTAGCGGCACTTAATACTGTCTTACCGCAAGCGTGGCATAACCCTACCGGCTATATATTTGTCACTTTTTTTATCGTCGTGTTTCTCCGCAGTGCCTCACAAGGGCTTAACATCTTGCAGAGCCGCCAATTCACTCTGGTTTCAAAAACAATAACTTATCAGATGCGCTGTTTAATGCTAGACAAGTTAACACGCATTAGTATTCGCCAGTATGAAACTCGTGGTAGCGGTGGCATTAACTCACACCTAGTCACAGATATTGAAACTATCGACAATTTTATCGGTAACACACTAAGCAAGTTTCTGATTAGTTTTCTTACTGTATTGGGGACTGCCGGGGTATTACTCTATTTAGACTGGCGTTTAGGACTATTTATTATTCTGGTTAATCCGATCGTTATCTTCTTCTCTCGCTCACTGGGCAGCAAAGTGAAGCATCTAAAGAAGCAAGAGAATCAATCGTTCGAGCGGTTTCAAAATCGGTTAGTGGAAACGCTTGAAGGCATTTATCAACTGCGTGCATCAAACAAAGAGAAAGTCTTTTTAAAGCAACTAAAAGGTCAGGCGAATGATATTCGAGAAGATGCTGACCGCTATGCTTGGAAGTCGGAGGCCGCAGGTCGTCTCTCCTTCTTAATGTTTTTAATTGGCTTTGAGCTTTTTCGTGCCGTTGCCATGCTGATGGTGCTATTTAGTGATCTGACTATCGGCCAGATTTTTGCCGTGTTTGGCTATCTGTGGTTTATGCTGTCGCCTGTCCAAGAGCTTTTGAGCCTCCAGTTTTCTTGGTATAGCGCCAAGGCCGCACTTAGCCGAATTAATACCTTGTTAGAACTTGAAGAAGACCAACATAACCAACCGCAAATTGATAACCCACTCGCTCATGAACAAACCATTGGTGTCGAAGTCCAAAACGTCACATTTGCTTACAATGAAGAGCATCAGGTCTTTGATGGTTTGTCTTTGACCATCCCTAAAGGCCAGCGAGTCGCTTTAGTCGGTGCTAGCGGTGGCGGAAAATCAACATTGGTTCAGCTTCTTCTCGGTATCTATCAACCACAACAAGGCAAGCTGTTATTCAATAACCGCCCTGCTCAATCGATCGGCTTTGAGGCGATTCGAGAAGAGATTTCAGTGGTTTTACAGCAACCTATTCTTTTTAACGACACTTTAAGACATAATCTGTCACTCGGTAGTCACTATAGTGATGATAAACTATGGCACGCGCTTGAAGTCGCTCAACTTTCGGATGTGACCCGCCAGTTAACTGAAGGGCTAGACACACAAATCGGTCGTAATGGCATCCGGCTTTCCGGTGGACAGAGACAACGCCTTGCTATTGCTCGTATGATATTAAGCGATCCCAAGTTTGTGATTTTAGATGAAGCCACGTCTGCATTGGATACGTCGACAGAAGCCGCACTGCACCGCGCACTGAGTGAGTTTCTCAATGGTCGCACAACCTTGATTATTGCGCACCGCTTGAGCGCGGTGAAACAAGCCGACAAAATATACGTACTTGAGGATGGACAAATCACTCAAGCAGGAAAGCATGCTGAGTTGGTCGAGCAAGACGGCTTATATCAAACTTTGTATGGTAACGGATAG
- a CDS encoding paraquat-inducible protein A → MERVDLTKCHSKVRLCQGCDLPVDVVPVEHGTSAYCPRCNTQLYRGGSPSLNGNLAVAVTCVLLFIPSHFFDFISIRLFGVMIPATLPSGVYALFQDGFVLLSILVFFCSSIAPFLVCSSVIVAHLGLHFRRYRALRYALTTMHYLKHWVMIDVFLVSVAISCFKLQDYSDIYVKPGLFGLIALQIFTVLLLSRMSIRRYWEAWKAESTYQFKQLELHCHNCHLSQPHNHKQHCVRCQSVIHSRLPHSIQRTWAYLIAATIAIFPANLIPISILVSNGQRLEDTIFSGVASLVTNDMPLIALIIFVASIVVPVAKILGLGYLLLAIHYQRTVYHRHRMKIYYFVKWIGKWSMMDLFVISIMMTLIDRGQILDFTPGYGAVAFGVVVVLTMLAADSLDPRLIWDNYQHNKQDSPCKGEQKDSQLVNE, encoded by the coding sequence ATGGAACGAGTTGACCTGACAAAATGTCATTCAAAGGTAAGGTTATGCCAGGGGTGTGACCTGCCGGTTGATGTGGTTCCCGTTGAACATGGGACGAGTGCTTACTGCCCTCGCTGCAACACACAGCTCTATCGTGGTGGTAGTCCATCACTCAATGGAAATTTGGCGGTCGCAGTCACTTGTGTGCTTCTCTTCATCCCGTCGCATTTCTTTGACTTTATTAGCATCCGCCTGTTTGGCGTTATGATTCCTGCCACGCTCCCATCCGGTGTCTATGCACTTTTTCAAGATGGCTTTGTATTGCTGTCTATTTTGGTTTTCTTCTGCAGCTCTATCGCCCCGTTCTTAGTCTGTTCATCCGTCATCGTCGCTCACCTTGGCTTGCACTTTCGCCGTTATCGCGCTCTACGCTATGCACTGACGACCATGCATTACCTCAAGCACTGGGTCATGATCGATGTCTTTTTGGTTAGCGTCGCTATCTCATGTTTTAAATTACAAGATTACTCCGACATTTATGTTAAGCCGGGGTTATTCGGACTGATCGCGTTGCAGATTTTCACAGTTCTACTGCTAAGTCGCATGAGCATCCGCCGCTACTGGGAAGCGTGGAAAGCAGAATCAACCTATCAATTCAAACAGCTAGAGTTACATTGTCACAACTGCCACCTGTCACAACCTCACAATCATAAACAGCACTGTGTTCGTTGTCAGTCAGTGATACATTCTCGACTACCCCACTCTATACAACGTACATGGGCCTACTTGATTGCTGCCACTATCGCTATTTTTCCAGCTAACCTAATTCCTATTTCTATACTTGTGAGCAATGGTCAACGTCTCGAAGACACGATTTTTTCAGGCGTTGCTTCGTTGGTGACAAACGACATGCCGCTTATTGCGCTGATTATTTTTGTCGCCAGTATTGTGGTGCCTGTGGCCAAAATTTTGGGCTTGGGGTATCTGTTATTGGCTATTCACTACCAGCGTACCGTCTATCACCGTCACAGAATGAAGATTTACTACTTCGTTAAATGGATCGGTAAGTGGTCCATGATGGATTTGTTTGTGATATCAATTATGATGACCTTGATAGATCGCGGACAAATCCTTGATTTCACACCGGGATATGGCGCTGTTGCCTTTGGTGTAGTTGTTGTACTTACCATGTTGGCAGCCGATAGTTTGGACCCAAGATTGATTTGGGATAATTACCAACACAATAAACAAGATTCACCTTGTAAAGGTGAACAAAAGGACAGTCAGTTAGTAAATGAGTGA
- a CDS encoding PqiB family protein, which translates to MSKTEPTSNTFEPNIKKNRGISPLWLLPILTMLLAGWLVFKAVHDAGQRVQIYFSDAQGLIAGRTTIRYQGLEVGMVRDINLTEDLEQIYVDADIYPQAKQLLTENSRFWLVKPQASLSGVTGLDALVSGNYIAIQPGDTEGKPATKFTALDFAPADQGTRDGLNIVLKARDLGGVSVGSQIVYRKIPIGEVYSYRLDETSKYVMIKANIDDDYAHIITDESRFWNVSGIGASIGLDGVDMRLESVSALINGAIAVDSPDGGLPVMDDTEFQLYKDVKTAGRGIAIQITLPDNHNIASSGTSIFYRGIEIGQVTRVSLSKNREQIIAHAAIEPVFVNMLTDQTQFILQEAKVSLSGVENLGNLVKGNFLTIEPKDGERARDFVAVRQDDFDRQLPNSLPIKLISDDAYGLEVGTAINYRGIKVGTVTAINLVDESVIFDVLIEGEYAQLIRSTNRFFVAGTATVQFDEQGLNVRVPPAKQLLEGSISFLSDGNAKASDKYTLFRSQSHSELAQFNQSGSQKLTLIADELPPISMGAPLLYRNLQVGKVVDYKLSKDGVNVLVSIENQYRYLIDSDTVFWNRSGVEVDASFSGIKVKASPLKTLVNGGIAFDSIQGVSNKVDKRWKLYDSLDKAKSYGHYITLRGSHTHELNVGTKIRYGSVVVGEITDITPNFSNDSFEFGARIYPQYADSVARSASQFYIAPVEVSLSGIRNLKSALNPQVTVIPGEGPKASQFTLQNNVIERYDYTLTLQSETRSSVQIGTPVTYREMQVGSVIGVSLGEFADRVITTITIEPEYRYLVRANSVFWNASGLDVSIGLTGAKVKAGTIDSIIKGGIAFATPQESQLKPPAKSGYTFFLNAQAKEEWTSWRTPIPKP; encoded by the coding sequence ATGAGTAAAACAGAGCCTACATCTAACACCTTTGAGCCTAATATCAAAAAGAACCGTGGTATATCACCATTATGGCTCTTACCTATATTGACGATGCTGCTTGCTGGTTGGTTGGTCTTCAAAGCCGTTCATGATGCGGGTCAGCGTGTGCAAATCTATTTTTCGGATGCACAAGGTTTGATTGCCGGTAGAACTACCATTCGTTATCAAGGTTTAGAAGTCGGTATGGTGAGAGACATCAATCTGACCGAAGATCTTGAACAAATTTACGTAGATGCAGACATCTACCCTCAAGCAAAGCAGCTTCTTACAGAAAATTCTCGCTTTTGGTTGGTCAAGCCTCAAGCCAGTCTATCTGGTGTAACTGGCCTTGATGCCTTAGTGTCAGGTAACTACATCGCCATTCAACCAGGCGATACTGAAGGCAAGCCAGCAACGAAATTTACGGCGCTTGATTTTGCCCCTGCCGATCAAGGGACTCGTGACGGCCTGAATATTGTCTTAAAGGCACGTGACCTCGGTGGCGTATCAGTTGGCTCACAAATTGTTTACCGCAAAATTCCGATTGGTGAGGTCTATAGTTACCGCCTTGATGAAACGTCAAAATACGTCATGATCAAGGCCAATATCGATGATGACTACGCTCACATCATCACAGATGAGAGCCGCTTTTGGAATGTGTCTGGTATTGGTGCCAGCATTGGTCTCGATGGTGTCGATATGCGACTAGAGAGCGTCAGTGCGCTGATTAACGGTGCGATTGCTGTTGATTCACCCGACGGTGGGCTTCCCGTCATGGATGATACCGAATTTCAGTTATATAAAGACGTAAAAACTGCCGGGCGTGGTATCGCGATTCAAATCACTCTTCCCGACAATCATAATATTGCTTCAAGTGGCACATCTATCTTCTATCGAGGCATCGAAATTGGACAAGTCACACGCGTTAGTTTAAGTAAAAACCGCGAGCAAATCATCGCTCACGCAGCGATTGAGCCTGTTTTTGTTAATATGCTGACAGACCAAACCCAGTTCATTCTACAAGAAGCAAAAGTCTCTCTTTCTGGTGTAGAAAACCTTGGCAACCTAGTGAAAGGAAACTTCCTAACTATTGAACCTAAAGATGGCGAACGCGCTCGAGACTTTGTGGCTGTGCGCCAAGATGATTTCGACCGTCAATTGCCCAATTCACTGCCAATTAAGCTCATTTCTGATGATGCGTATGGATTAGAAGTCGGTACAGCCATCAACTATCGTGGCATTAAGGTGGGCACTGTTACTGCCATTAACTTAGTAGATGAGTCAGTCATTTTTGATGTATTGATTGAGGGAGAATATGCTCAACTCATCCGCTCAACTAATCGTTTCTTTGTTGCCGGTACGGCAACCGTGCAGTTCGATGAGCAAGGACTCAATGTCCGTGTTCCTCCAGCCAAGCAACTCCTAGAAGGTAGTATCAGTTTTCTTAGTGATGGTAATGCCAAAGCCAGCGACAAATACACACTCTTTAGAAGTCAATCACACTCTGAGCTAGCACAGTTCAATCAATCGGGCTCACAAAAGCTCACCCTTATTGCAGATGAGTTGCCGCCTATCTCTATGGGTGCCCCGCTTCTCTACCGTAACCTGCAAGTGGGTAAAGTCGTAGACTACAAACTAAGCAAAGATGGTGTGAATGTTTTAGTCAGTATTGAAAATCAATACCGTTACCTCATTGACTCGGATACCGTGTTCTGGAATCGCTCGGGGGTAGAGGTGGATGCGAGCTTCTCTGGTATCAAAGTGAAAGCTTCACCACTTAAAACCTTGGTTAATGGCGGTATCGCCTTTGACAGCATTCAGGGTGTAAGCAATAAAGTCGATAAACGTTGGAAACTCTACGACAGCTTGGACAAAGCAAAATCTTATGGGCACTACATTACGCTGCGCGGTAGTCATACTCATGAACTGAATGTCGGAACCAAGATCCGATATGGCTCGGTCGTTGTCGGTGAAATCACTGATATTACCCCGAATTTCAGTAATGACTCGTTTGAGTTTGGTGCACGCATCTATCCACAGTATGCGGATTCCGTTGCGCGCAGCGCGAGTCAGTTTTACATCGCTCCGGTTGAAGTGAGTCTGTCGGGCATACGTAATCTCAAAAGTGCGTTAAACCCACAGGTCACTGTCATCCCAGGCGAAGGTCCGAAAGCGAGCCAATTTACGCTGCAGAATAACGTGATTGAGCGCTACGACTATACCCTCACCCTGCAAAGCGAAACGCGAAGTTCTGTGCAAATAGGAACGCCAGTCACCTATCGCGAGATGCAAGTAGGTAGCGTTATTGGTGTTTCTCTTGGTGAGTTTGCCGATCGCGTGATCACAACAATCACGATTGAGCCAGAGTATCGCTATTTGGTTCGAGCAAATAGTGTCTTTTGGAATGCGTCAGGCTTAGATGTGTCGATTGGTTTGACTGGCGCGAAAGTCAAAGCCGGAACCATTGATAGCATTATTAAAGGTGGTATCGCATTTGCAACACCACAAGAGTCGCAATTAAAACCACCGGCTAAGTCTGGCTATACCTTCTTCCTCAATGCACAAGCAAAAGAGGAGTGGACGTCATGGCGAACGCCTATCCCTAAGCCTTAG
- the rsmF gene encoding 16S rRNA (cytosine(1407)-C(5))-methyltransferase RsmF, producing MHPNVYLPQQFIDHIATILPNGENIQDFVAACQRPLRKSIRVNTLKVSIEDFLEIAQRNQWALEPVPWCKEGFWIDADESQVPLGNSAEHMAGWFYIQEASSMLPPVALYYDADNAFERVLDMAAAPGSKTTQIAALMDNQGLLVANEYSSSRVKVLHANIERCGVRNAALSNYDGQVFGGWLPETFDAVLIDAPCGGEGTVRKDEDALKNWSMDSIHSIADTQRQLIESAFHTLKPGGEMVYSTCTLSHEENQAVCQHLIDTFGDSVTTVSLESLFSGAEKALTEEGYLHVFPQVYDSEGFFIAKFKKLASVEPPKVKKRLGKFPFVEIANKQANEIEMLLNKILGLTLPSNTRLWQRDNDIWLFPETLKPLLGEFKFSRMGIKIAEAHKKGYRWTHQAAMALTGENCPVVALTVEEAREWYMGRDVRPALSGQSGETLVSYNGMIIGLGKWVGNRIKNGLPRELVRDKNLF from the coding sequence GTGCATCCGAACGTCTATCTTCCACAACAGTTCATCGACCACATTGCCACCATTCTTCCTAATGGTGAGAATATTCAAGATTTCGTCGCTGCATGCCAACGACCGCTTAGAAAGAGTATTCGAGTCAATACCTTAAAAGTTTCCATCGAGGACTTTTTGGAAATAGCGCAACGTAATCAGTGGGCATTAGAGCCGGTACCATGGTGTAAAGAAGGTTTTTGGATTGACGCCGATGAATCGCAAGTCCCTCTTGGAAACAGTGCAGAGCACATGGCGGGTTGGTTCTACATTCAGGAAGCCAGTTCGATGCTGCCACCAGTGGCGCTGTATTATGATGCGGATAATGCGTTTGAACGCGTTCTTGATATGGCTGCAGCACCAGGTTCTAAAACAACACAAATCGCCGCTCTGATGGATAATCAGGGCTTGCTTGTCGCTAATGAATACTCATCAAGCCGCGTAAAGGTGCTGCACGCGAATATCGAACGTTGCGGCGTACGCAATGCTGCGCTGAGCAATTATGATGGGCAGGTATTTGGTGGTTGGCTACCAGAAACCTTCGATGCCGTCCTGATTGACGCCCCTTGCGGCGGCGAAGGCACGGTACGTAAAGACGAAGATGCGTTAAAAAACTGGAGTATGGACTCGATTCATTCCATCGCCGACACCCAGAGACAGCTTATCGAAAGTGCTTTCCATACGTTAAAGCCCGGTGGTGAGATGGTGTACTCTACCTGTACGTTGAGCCATGAAGAAAACCAAGCGGTTTGTCAGCATCTAATCGATACCTTTGGTGACAGCGTCACTACTGTGAGCTTAGAAAGCTTATTCTCTGGTGCTGAAAAAGCTCTGACAGAAGAAGGCTACCTGCATGTCTTCCCTCAAGTTTATGACAGTGAGGGGTTTTTCATCGCGAAGTTCAAAAAACTAGCTAGTGTTGAGCCACCTAAAGTGAAAAAGCGTTTGGGCAAGTTCCCTTTTGTGGAAATCGCTAACAAGCAAGCTAATGAAATTGAAATGCTACTCAACAAAATACTCGGGCTTACGCTACCTAGTAATACCCGACTGTGGCAGCGTGACAATGATATCTGGCTGTTCCCTGAAACACTCAAGCCATTGTTGGGTGAATTCAAGTTCTCTCGTATGGGAATCAAAATTGCTGAGGCGCACAAAAAAGGCTATCGCTGGACACACCAGGCGGCTATGGCGTTAACAGGTGAAAACTGCCCTGTTGTCGCTCTTACGGTTGAAGAGGCTCGTGAATGGTACATGGGACGAGACGTGCGCCCTGCGCTTTCTGGACAGAGTGGTGAAACTCTTGTGTCCTACAACGGCATGATCATCGGGTTAGGCAAATGGGTCGGCAATCGTATAAAGAATGGTTTACCACGTGAATTAGTGCGAGATAAAAACCTTTTCTAG
- a CDS encoding CvfB family protein — MIQIGRTHSLEVTKKTDFGVFLDAGEYGSALLPNRFCPDNVAVGDHLDAFIYFDSDNEIVATTEKPIAEVGEWGLMKIEGVNSTGAFANWGIKSKDLLIPFSEQRARFREGQSVLVYVYTDKASGRIVGTTKFNKLLNKTPAHYQRNEQVDLIIAERSDLGFKAIVNGEHWGMLFPSDVIGKIFVGKKLKGFIKNIREDGKIDLALQKVGVAKMDDLSEKIIAQLEKRDGYLPLSDKSSPEAIFDIFRTSKGTFKKSIGGLYKQGLIRIEKDGIYLEKQD; from the coding sequence ATGATTCAAATTGGACGCACACATTCACTTGAAGTAACGAAAAAAACTGACTTCGGCGTATTTTTAGATGCAGGTGAATACGGTAGCGCCTTACTGCCAAATCGATTCTGTCCAGACAATGTTGCTGTAGGTGATCACCTTGATGCCTTCATCTATTTCGATTCTGATAACGAAATCGTGGCAACCACAGAAAAACCGATCGCTGAAGTGGGTGAGTGGGGCCTGATGAAGATTGAAGGCGTCAACTCTACCGGTGCTTTTGCAAACTGGGGCATTAAGAGTAAAGATCTATTGATCCCATTTAGCGAACAACGTGCCCGTTTTCGCGAAGGCCAAAGCGTTCTGGTTTACGTTTATACAGACAAAGCTTCAGGACGTATCGTCGGTACAACTAAGTTCAACAAGCTGTTGAACAAGACACCAGCGCACTACCAACGCAATGAACAAGTAGACCTGATTATTGCAGAGCGCAGTGACCTAGGCTTTAAAGCGATCGTCAATGGCGAGCATTGGGGCATGTTATTCCCGTCGGATGTAATTGGTAAGATTTTTGTCGGTAAGAAACTAAAAGGCTTCATCAAGAACATTCGTGAAGATGGCAAGATTGATTTAGCCTTGCAAAAGGTTGGTGTGGCAAAAATGGATGATCTCTCTGAAAAGATCATTGCCCAGCTTGAGAAGCGTGACGGCTACTTGCCACTAAGTGATAAATCTAGCCCTGAAGCGATCTTTGATATTTTCCGTACCAGTAAAGGCACGTTTAAGAAAAGTATCGGTGGTTTGTATAAACAAGGCCTGATCCGTATTGAAAAAGACGGTATCTACCTTGAAAAACAAGACTGA
- a CDS encoding PaaI family thioesterase, whose amino-acid sequence MFSPLFKANLYLSLFGWSKVPLIWYCRPKILTLNEQKVEIRIPLKRRTKNHLNSMYFGALAVGADIAGGFMAMSKAESRGEKISLAFKAVQGEFLKRPEASVVFVCEDGALIDNMLDSAIETGERINESVTINALCPSLHGDEVMARFVLTLSVKQRR is encoded by the coding sequence ATGTTCTCACCTCTTTTTAAAGCTAATCTCTACCTATCTCTTTTTGGTTGGTCGAAAGTCCCTCTGATTTGGTACTGCAGACCTAAAATACTGACGCTCAATGAACAGAAAGTAGAGATACGTATCCCTCTCAAACGTCGAACGAAAAATCACCTCAACAGCATGTATTTTGGGGCACTCGCCGTTGGCGCTGATATAGCCGGTGGTTTTATGGCAATGAGTAAGGCAGAGAGTCGTGGTGAAAAAATCAGCCTGGCGTTTAAAGCGGTGCAAGGGGAGTTTCTCAAACGGCCAGAAGCTAGCGTGGTGTTCGTGTGTGAGGATGGGGCGCTAATCGATAATATGTTAGATAGCGCCATTGAAACCGGTGAGCGCATTAATGAATCTGTCACCATCAATGCACTGTGCCCATCACTCCATGGCGATGAAGTCATGGCACGCTTTGTATTAACCCTTTCTGTTAAACAGCGTCGTTAA
- a CDS encoding putative PEP-binding protein, with the protein MEQGHHFSQQLGQFLPSQQLDSGTFCYLSLGDWLRLADNKKLLSDIQSVEANTSSLIDKLVNQMKSQVSSEATLRVSLDKFTSDIINQSTANLVEPETNPLMGVRGVARYADSDYQAWFKLECDLIKALRENFSNVSIVVPFVRSLADAARIIDKLAEQGLPRGLEGLKVLFSINVPSSALLAERLLHYFDGLVIDSEDLTQFTLGVDKSNPVHKHSYAPDNESVVHLVTAAQMAAVAGKKPAILLTEALESNRAYQALLADNKELSVVVTS; encoded by the coding sequence ATGGAGCAAGGTCATCATTTCTCTCAGCAGTTGGGGCAATTCCTTCCGTCACAACAACTTGATTCAGGTACATTTTGTTATCTGTCTTTAGGCGATTGGCTGCGTCTCGCTGACAACAAAAAATTATTGAGTGACATTCAGTCTGTAGAGGCAAATACCTCGTCACTAATTGACAAGCTCGTTAACCAAATGAAATCGCAAGTAAGTTCAGAAGCGACTCTGCGTGTGAGTCTAGATAAGTTCACGAGCGATATTATCAACCAATCGACAGCCAATCTTGTTGAACCTGAAACTAACCCTTTAATGGGAGTTCGTGGCGTTGCACGCTATGCAGACAGCGATTACCAAGCTTGGTTCAAACTTGAGTGTGATTTGATTAAAGCATTAAGAGAAAATTTCTCGAATGTCTCAATCGTCGTGCCATTTGTTCGTAGCTTAGCTGACGCCGCGCGCATTATTGATAAATTAGCAGAGCAGGGGCTACCGAGAGGGCTCGAAGGGCTTAAAGTTCTGTTCTCGATTAATGTGCCATCATCCGCGCTACTAGCAGAGCGACTACTTCACTATTTTGATGGACTCGTGATCGATAGTGAAGATCTGACGCAATTTACCCTTGGGGTCGATAAGAGTAACCCTGTGCACAAGCACAGCTATGCACCAGATAATGAGTCTGTCGTTCACCTGGTCACTGCAGCGCAAATGGCAGCAGTGGCAGGTAAGAAACCTGCGATTCTGCTGACTGAAGCACTAGAGAGTAACCGAGCTTATCAAGCGTTACTTGCTGATAATAAAGAGCTATCAGTAGTAGTTACGTCGTAA
- a CDS encoding 3-deoxy-7-phosphoheptulonate synthase — protein MPLKTDELRTQPLGPMPAPAELSQAHPLTDDVAARIELSRRQIEKILTGEDDRLLCIVGPCSVHDTEAAIDYANRLATVQEQYKDELFIVMRTYFEKPRTVVGWKGLITDPNLDGSYALEAGLHKARKLLLDINKLGLATATEFLDMITGQYIADLISWGAIGARTTESQIHREMASALSCPVGFKNGTNGNVKISIDAIRASKASHYFYSPDKNGRMTVYRTSGNPYGHVILRGGDTGPNFDAASVASACEKLKEFDLPQRLIVDFSHANCEKQHRKQLDVAKDICEQMANGSHQVAGIMAESFIEEGNQSMADIHNLEYGKSITDPCLSWAHTQQMLDMLSDGVKARRNHK, from the coding sequence ATGCCATTAAAAACAGATGAATTGCGTACTCAACCGCTCGGACCTATGCCAGCTCCTGCGGAACTGAGTCAAGCTCACCCTCTTACAGATGATGTTGCTGCACGCATTGAACTATCACGCCGCCAAATCGAGAAAATTTTAACCGGCGAAGACGATCGTCTTCTTTGTATCGTTGGCCCTTGCTCTGTGCATGACACTGAAGCGGCTATCGATTACGCAAACCGCCTTGCAACTGTTCAAGAGCAATACAAAGATGAACTTTTCATCGTTATGCGCACCTACTTTGAGAAGCCACGCACCGTTGTCGGTTGGAAAGGTCTGATTACTGACCCTAACCTAGATGGTTCATACGCACTTGAAGCGGGTCTACATAAGGCGCGTAAACTGCTTCTAGACATCAATAAGCTTGGTCTTGCAACGGCAACTGAATTCCTAGACATGATTACGGGGCAATATATTGCAGATCTAATCTCTTGGGGTGCTATCGGTGCGCGTACTACAGAATCTCAGATTCACCGTGAAATGGCTTCTGCGCTCTCTTGCCCGGTTGGCTTCAAAAACGGTACGAACGGTAATGTGAAGATTTCTATCGATGCGATTCGCGCATCGAAAGCGTCTCACTACTTCTATTCACCAGATAAAAACGGCCGCATGACCGTTTACCGCACGTCTGGTAACCCATACGGTCACGTGATTCTACGTGGTGGTGATACGGGCCCTAACTTCGACGCTGCCTCTGTGGCATCAGCATGTGAAAAACTCAAAGAGTTTGACCTTCCACAACGCTTGATCGTTGACTTCAGCCATGCGAACTGTGAAAAGCAGCACCGCAAACAGCTGGATGTAGCAAAAGACATCTGTGAGCAAATGGCCAACGGCAGTCACCAAGTTGCCGGTATTATGGCGGAGAGCTTCATCGAAGAAGGCAACCAGTCAATGGCAGATATCCATAATCTTGAATATGGTAAATCGATCACTGACCCTTGCTTGAGCTGGGCTCACACGCAACAAATGTTAGATATGCTTTCAGATGGTGTGAAAGCACGTCGTAACCACAAATAA
- a CDS encoding YajQ family cyclic di-GMP-binding protein has product MPSFDIVSEIDTVELRNAIENANRELSTRFDFRNVEASFEMVEETAKLSAEGEFQLKQMRDMLRANLTKRGVDVNAMEAQDPSASGKMWSQTCVFKQGIETPIAKKIVKLVKDSKIKVQVSIQGEKVRVTGKKRDDLQATMQLVREGELDQPFQFNNFRD; this is encoded by the coding sequence ATGCCTTCTTTTGATATCGTTTCTGAAATCGATACTGTTGAACTGCGTAACGCTATTGAAAACGCGAACCGTGAGCTATCCACTCGATTTGACTTCCGTAATGTAGAAGCAAGTTTCGAGATGGTTGAAGAAACAGCAAAGCTTTCTGCCGAGGGCGAGTTCCAGCTAAAACAGATGCGTGACATGCTGCGTGCCAACCTGACAAAGCGTGGTGTTGATGTCAACGCAATGGAAGCGCAAGATCCAAGCGCTTCTGGTAAAATGTGGAGCCAAACGTGTGTTTTCAAGCAAGGTATCGAAACACCTATCGCGAAGAAAATTGTCAAGCTAGTTAAAGACTCTAAGATCAAGGTTCAAGTTTCTATCCAAGGCGAGAAGGTTCGTGTTACTGGTAAGAAACGCGACGATCTTCAAGCAACAATGCAACTTGTTCGTGAAGGTGAACTGGACCAACCATTCCAGTTTAATAACTTTCGTGACTAG